The Nitrospira sp. genomic sequence GATCTTCACGAACTGATCAGACTTCTCGCGGAGCTTCTTGACGAGATCGTCGTAGCCGGACGTGCGGATGATCTTCTCAAACTGGCTGCGATAGTTCTTCACGAGGCTGATGCCGTCGACCACCACATCATAAATGCGCCAGTCGCCGGATTTGTTGAGCAGACGGTAGTCCAGGGGGATGTCCGCCTTGCCCGAGGAAACCCTGGTGCGAACCTCGGCGTAGTCCGCTTCCTTGCGCTCATTGAGATAGTGAACCTGCTCGCCTGAGTAGCCCTCGATCCGGTCAGCATAGGAATTCGTCAGCAGCTGCCTGAACAGATCCGCAAATTCTGTCCGTTGCTGTTCGTCCAGCTTGGCCCACTGCGCCCCCAGCGCCCGCTTTGCCATGTCCTCGTAGCTGAACCGCTCGCTGATAATCTTCTCCATCTGCCGGTGCCGTTCCGCCACCCGATCGGGCTTCTTCAGCGCCTCGTCGGACAGCACTTGAATCAGCGTGTCGATGCTGCGCTTGATGGCCTCCGTCGCTGTCTCACCCGACCAGACCGCCCCTGGCCACGCCAACGCGCATCCGATGATCATACTCACGATGAATCGCTTCATGGTCCGCCTTCCTTACGCTTACCCTTCTTAGGATTACTTCACCTTGCCATGCACGTACTGACTAACCAGTTCCTCCAGATCCAGCCCAGACTCCGTGTCACGGATCCGCCCGCCCGGCTTCAACTCGGACCCGCCGCCACCCAACGACAACGATACGAATTTCTCCCCGATGATCCCCCGTGTCTTGACCGACGCAATCGTATCGTCATAGAGCGTGATACCTTGGTTGACCGCGAAGGTCGCCACCGCGCGGTCCTGCTTGAGCCGAATCGACTGCACCCGCCCGACCTCCACACCGGCGATTTCAATCGTCGCGCCCGGCCGCAGACCGGACACCGTGTCGAATTCGGCTTCGATGTGGTAACGGTCCCCGCCGATCACCTCGAGCTTGCCGAGCTTGATCGACAGGTAGCCGAGGCACCCGATGCCGATTAGCACGAAGACACCGACCACCAGTTCGAGTTTGGCTTTTTCCATGTTTATCCTCAGACTCCGTCCGTTAACGTTTCGAGGGCACCGTCCCGCCGACGGTGATGAATTCTTGAATTGAGGCATTGTCGATGCGCTGGAACTCGGCCGAAGGGGCCATTGCGGCGATCCGCCCCTGCTCCAGCATCGCCACCCAATCGGAAATGCCAAAGATCTCCGGAATCTCATGGCTGACCATGATCGCCGTGAAGCCGAACATCCGGTGCATCGCCAGGATCAGCTCGTGAATCGTGTTCGCCATGAGCGGATCGAGCCCGGTGGTAGGCTCATCAAACAGGATGATTTCCGGCTCCATTACCAGCGCACGCGCTAAGCCCGCCCGTTTCTTCATGCCGCCGGAGAGTTCCGCTGGAAACTTGTGTCCCATGCCCGCCAGCCCCACCTGATCGAGCTTTTCTTCCACACGCCGCGCGACCTCCGGCTCCGGCGCCCGCAGCTTCTCGCGAAGCGGAAATGCCACGTTGTCGAAGACGCTCAACGAATCAAAGAGCGCGGCCCCCTGGAAGAGCATCGCGAAGCGCTTCCGCACATCATTGAGCGCCTTGCTATGCAGCCGGGAGATTTCCGTGCCTTCCACCCACACTTCGCCGCGATCCGGCTGCAGCAGGCCAATCATGTGCTTGAGCAGCACGCTCTTGCCCTCGCCGCTGCGGCCGATGATCGTCGTGAGCTTCCCCTTAGGAATCTCCAGCGTCACGCCGCGCAGCACGGGCTGTTTGCCGAACGTCTTGTGGACATTGACCAGCTTGATCATAAATCGCCCCCGGTCAGAGTGCGCCTGCGGGGTCCGACATTTTCTTTCCAAAACTCAACCGCACCCCTGGCCTCACCCGTCCTCACAAGAGCACCGACGTCAGGAAATAATCCCACACGAGAATCAACACCGAGGACAGCACCACCGCCCGCGTGGTCGCCGTACCCAGCCCCTCCGCGCTCATCTCCGTGTAATAGCCCTTGTAGCAGCAGACCCAGCTCAAGATGAGCCCGAAGCTGATCGATTTCCAGATGCCGCCGTAGACGTCCTTCCATTCCACCGCCGTCTCAACGGAATTCCAGTATACCCCCGCGTTGACACCAAGCAGATCCACGCCTACCACGTAACCACCGTAGATGCCGACGACGTCGAAGAGCGCCACTAACAGCGGCACGCCGATCAGGCTGGCCAGGATCTTGGGTGCGATCAGATACTGCAGCGGATTGACCGCCATCGTATCCAGCGCATCGATCTGCTCGGTGATACGCATGATGCCAATCTCGGCCGTCATGGCCGAGCCTGCCCGCGCCGTTACCATCAGCGCCGCCAGCACCGGCCCCAATTCACGGATGATACTCAATGCCACCGCCGTACCCAGTGCCGCATCCGAACCGTATTTTCTCAGCGTGTAATAACCCTGGAGCCCCAGCACCATGCCGGTGAACACCGCGGTCAGCACGATGACGAAGGTGGATTTGAAACCGATGAAATGCAGCTGCCTGACGGCCTGAAAAAACCGGAACGGCGGGCGCGTCATCCAGCCGAACGTCGAGAGCAGAAACAGAAGCATTCGCCCCATTTCCTGAATGATGGCAAGCCCCGTGGCGCCCAGTCGTTGAATCACCGTTGTCACATCAACCCTTCCCGCTCTCCGACAGCTCGTCAAGCCACCGGGAATAAAACAGGCTCATCGCCTCTGTCGCCGCGTGCATCTGCCTCCGCAACCGCCACAACCCCGCCAAGCACGATGGGTTGGCGACGCAGGCGACCACACCGGTGAGCCGGTCGGCCGGCCGTGTGAACAGATTTAAGTCCACCGGCAGGCTTTCGTCCCGCAGATCGGAGACGTGCCGCACGATCGCAAACGGAATCGCCAGCCCGGCCGCCCCCGCCCCCAGCATCGCGCTTTCCATGTCCACGGCGATGGCGCCCGTCCGTTCCGCCACTGCCTGCTTTTCCGCTGCATGCCACAAGATACGCAGCGACGTCACGAACGAGCCGATGTGCGTCGGCATTGCCATACGCGCCGCCGTTTGCTGCACCGACGTCACGGCTTCGCTCGAGCAGGTGTGACGCATGCGCTCGCACGCGGCGCGGTCGTCCGCTTCGATCCGGACATCCGTCCCGATCAGGAGCTCGCCGATCCGAGCCGGCGTCAGTGCCCCCGCCAAACCAGCCGAGACAACCAGCCCGATCTCATACTTCTGCAACACCGAATGGCAGGCGGCGGCCGCCTTGTCGAGCCCCACGCCGGTCTGCACCAGCACAATCTCCTGACGGCCCCGACGTCCCAGCCAACAGCGCGTGCCGTCATGGTCATTCCGCCGAACATCGTCCAGCACCCGCCTGATCGCGGCACACTCCCACCGCGTCGCTGTAAAAATTCCGACCTGCTTCATGCAGTGCACGGACGTTGGCGGGAGGCGGGCTCAGAGTCTAGGCCCAAACGTGCCCGCTGCGCGCACGGCCTGCCGCAATTCGTCCGCCCGCGTGGTCCCGCGCGCCCGAATATTCCGATACATCGACAGCGCCCACAACGGGAAATACTGGCAGTACCAGTGGTAGCGGAGATAGAACACTCGCGGGAAGCCGGTGCCCGTGTGCTGAATCTCCTTCCACGAGCCATCCTCCCGTTGATGGCGCAGCAGATAATTGATCCCGCGGACCACGCTGATGGAATCCGCCACGCCCGCCGACAGCATCGACAGGAGCGCCCAGGCCGTCTGCGACGGCGTGCTCTCGCCGCGGCCAGCCAGGCTCTGATCAGCATAGGAGAGGCATGACTCACCCCAGCCACCGTCGGGATTCTGCTTCAACTCCAGCCATTGCACGGCGCGGCGAACGTAGGGCGAGGACATGTCCTCGCCGATTCCCCGCAAACCGGCCAGCACCGACCAGGTGCCATAGATATAATTCACGCCCCAGCGCCCGTACCAGCTGCCGTCCGCCTCCTGTTTCTTCTTGATGAACGCCAGCGCCTTTTTTGCGGCCGGATGCGTGCGGTCATAGCCCAGCACGCCCAGCATTTCCAGGCAGCGCCCGGCCAAATCCTCCGTCGGCGGATCGAGCAGCGCTCGGTGGTCGGCAAAGGGGATGACGTTGAAGATCATGTGATTGTTGTCCACATCGTAGGCGCCCCAGCCGCCCTCGGCGCTCTGCATAGCGAGCACCCACCGGTAGCCGCGGCGGAGGGACTCCACCTGCGCCTCCCGGTTGGTCATCTTGAGCTTGGCCAACGCCATGATCACGACGGCCGAGTCGTCCACGTCCGGAAAGCGTTCGTTCTCGAACTGAAAATACCAGCCGCCAGGCTCGGCGTCCGGAGCGGAGGATTCCTTCCAGTCGCCGTCCGTCGTCGTCTGCTTGGAGATCATCCATTCGCCGGCTTTGAGTAGCGCGGGATGGGTCTGCGGTAGCCCCGATTCGATCAGCGCGTTCACAGACAGCGACGTGTCCCAGATCGGTGAGAAGCAGGGCTGCAGATGCAGCGTCTCGATCTGCACCTTTCCTTCACGAACCGTTTCATAGACTTCGAGATCCTCGATTTCATTAAGCGCCTTGGCTAGTAGCGGATGGTCCGCGCTGTAGCCCAGACAATGCAGCGCCATGGCGGAATTCGCCATGGCCGGATAGATGGCGCCGAGCCCCCCGCTGCCGCGCATGTGGTCCAGCATCCAGACGATCGCCTTCTGGACCGCTGTCTCACGGAACGCCTGGTAGCGCAGCCGCTCGTAGAACTTGAGCACCTTGTCGAGCGAGATAAAGAAATTCTTCCACGTGAACCAGGCCGCGTCCTTCCGGAACGGTGGCACGCGGTCATAGCACACCTTTTCGCGCGGGATAGCGTAGAGCTCCGCAATGCCCTGTTCCTCAGGAATCCGGCAGACCGGCCGGTGCGCAAAGATCACCAGCAGGGGGATCAGCACCACCCGCGTCCAGTAGGACACTTGGTAGAGGCTAAAATAAAACTTTTTGGGCAGCAGCATGATCTCGGGCGGCATACTGGGGACACCACGCCAATCATACTGATCGAACAGTGCCAGAGTGATCTTGGTGAAGACGTTGGCTTCCGTCACCCCACCCTTAGCCAGAATGCCGTCGCGCGCGCGCAGCATGAAGGCTTCTGCCGGCGAGACGCCCGAAAGCTTCAACGCGAAGTAGGCCTTCACGGAGGCGCTGATTTCTGACGGCCCGCCCGAATAGATCGGCCAGCCGCCGTCCTGTAACTGCGTGGCTTTGAGATAGCGAACCGCTTTTCGTTCGCGCTCCGGATCCGAGACGTTGAGGAATCGGCGGAGCATGAGGTATTCCGACGTGAGCGTCGTGTCCGCCTCGAGTTCGGCGACCCAGAAACCCTCTACCGGATGCTGGCGATCCAGAATCCACCGTTGGCTACGACGAATGGCCTCGTCCACCGCCTCGTGCGAAGCCGCGTGAGCCATCCGCCGCATGGACGTGTCAGGCGGATGCACGGGATGCGGATTGTGTGAGACGATCTTTAGGACGGCCTTCGGCGCATAGGCCTCGACCCTTTCCCGGACTGTGTCGGGAACGGAGGCAAAGAAACGATCCGAAAGCCGCGCAAGTAAGCGCTTCCACTGCTGCATTGGGATCCCTTGGAAATCCTGACGCCGCGGGGCACCCATGGACAGAAACAGCGCCCGCCTTTAGCCGGAACGCAGGCACCCGCCAGGAATTTATTACTTACAGGGCAGGTTTATAACAAAGGCGTTACCGGCAGTCAAGGAATAGCAGGCACAACCCGTTGAAGTGTTTCGGGTTTCGGTCAGTTTACGCAGGCTGAAGGTCGGCGAGCTTGACCGAAATGGTTTTGGATACGCCCGGCTCTTCCATGGTGACCCCGAACAGCGAATCGGCCACCGCCATTGTGCGCTTGTTGTGGGTGATGACGAGAAACTGCGCATCGGCCGCTAGCTCGCGGAGCACGGTCGTGAACCGGCCGATATTTTCCTCGTCCAGCGGCGCATCGATTTCGTCCAGAATGCAGAAGGGTGTGGGCCGGATCAGGAAGCTGGCGAAGATCAGCGCCATGGCGGTCAGTGTCTTCTCGCCGCCCGAGAGCATTGTGAGCCCCTTGAGCCGCTTACCCGGCGGCTGCGCGGCGATGTCCACCCCCTGTTCCTCGTCCTTCGGTTTACCTGTTTCGGGATCGAGTTCCGGCTCGACCATCACCAGTTCAGCCCGGCCGCCCGGGAACAGGCGCCCGAACACTTCCCCGAACTTGGTCTGCAACTGATTGAACGTGTCGTCGAACATCTGTTTCGTGGTGCGGTTGATCTTCACAATGATTTCCTTCAGCGACTGCACGGACTGTGACAGATCAGCTTCCTGCGTCGTGAGAAATTTGTACCGTTCCTCTAGCTCGCGGTGCTCCTCAATCGAGGCCAGATTGATCGGTCCCATTCGTTCCAATCGTGTCCGGATCTTCTGTAACTCCTCGCGGAGCGAAGCCATGGCCGCCGCCTTCTCGTCGTTCGTCGGTGCCGCAGCCTGCTCCGGCTCGCGTCCCTGTGCATCCTCAACAGACACCTGATAGGTGCCGGTCAATGTCCCCTCAACCGTCGCCAACTGTGTGCGGATTTCCGCGCGGCGGACCTCGACGCCCACGCGGGCTTCGCGGCTGGCTGTCAGCGCCTGTCGCGCGACATCAAGCTGCTGTTCAATCTGCCGCGCCACCTGCTGGTCCAGCGCGTGCGTCTCCTGCGCCTTGACCAGGTCCTGCCTCAAGGCCGCCACATGCATGTTCAATTCTTGGAACAAGGCCTCGTGCGTCGCGCGCTCGGAGTGACTAACCGTGATAGACGTGCCCAGCGACGCCAGCTGGTCCTGGAGCGATTGCCGGCGCGCCTGGCCATCCTGCTGCGCCTGTTGCAGCCTCGCCATATCGGTCCGGACATGCTCACAACGGACCCGCACGCCCTCTGCCGCCACACGCGCTTCCGTCAGCATTCGCTGCACAGCCAGATACTCACCTTCCATTGTCTTTAAGATGTTGTCCAGTTCGGCAAGGCTCGCCTCCCGCGCCTCGCGTTCTTTCACGAGCGATGCCATGCGGGCCTGCTCGGCTTCGCCGATTTGCACTTCCAACTGTTGCCGCTGGACAATGAGCACTTCCCGCTCAGACGTTAATTGAGCAATCGAGGCAGCCTGCTGCTCCCTGGCGTGCACCAACTTGGCCTGCTGCTGCTCCAGTTCCTGAATTTCGCGGCGGCGCTGCAACAGCCCGCCGGTGGTGCCGCCGGTCATCACGCCGGCCGCATCCAGCACGTCCCCGTCAAGCGTCACAAAGGTGGGGCCGTCCGGCGCCGTCCAGTTACCGGCTTCCCACAAGGCCACGGCGCGCTCCAAGGATTCCACCACCACAACGCCATCGAACAGAGTGGCGCAGATGTCCTGCGAATGAGTCGTCGCCTTGACGAGCTCAGCGGCCAGCCCCAGCACGCCCACCTGCCCCTTGAGGCCATCCCACCAGGCCTGCGCCCGACCACTCATCGACCAGCGGGGATTGACCGGCACAAACGTTCCGCGTCCAAGCCCTTGCTGTTTCAAGAACGCGATGGCCTGCCGCGCATCAGCGGGCCGCTCCACCATCCACGCGCGTAACCGTTCGCCCAGCGCCGCCTCCATGGCGCGCTCGAATCGCGCAGGCACCTCCAGCCATTCGGCCACGGCATCCTTCACACCGGCGCAGGACTTGCGCAGCGAGGCCACGCTGGCATCGCCCTCACGGCCATAGCCCATCTCCTCGCGCACGACGCTCGACAGCGCCTGCGTCCGCGATTCGACGGAGGCTAGTTGCTCCTGCTGTTTGTGCCGCTGCTGCTCAGCCTCTCGCATCTGCCCGTCGAGCTGGCGCAGGCGCTGTTCGGCTGCGTCCCGCTCCTGCTTTAACTTGACGACACGCTGCTCTGCCTGCTGCCGTTGCGCAAAACAATTTTCGATCCGGGCCTTGGCCTCGCCCGACAGAGCCTTGGGCGCGAGCGACGCGCCCGACAGATCGCCTTCGGGCAGAGCAAGCGACAGCAAGCTGCGGCGCGACTGCTCTGCCTGATCGAGCGTGGCGGCACGACGCTCGGACGCCGCCTGCGCCAGCCGTTCCTGCTCGGCCAGTTTCTCAGTGCCTGCCGATAATTCGGCCTCGGCTCGCGTGAGCCGCTCACGGCAGTCCACCAAATTCGCCGCCGCCCGTTCCCGTTCGGCATCCAACCGGGCAATTTGCTCCTTTGCCTGTTCCCGCTGTTGCTCGAACAGCTCGGCACGGCTCCGTTCGACTTCAACCGTGCGCAGGGCCTGGGCCTGCTGCTGTTCAATTCGACCGACATCCTCCCGACGGCGCATGAGCGCATCGTCGCCGTGCGTTAGGCGAACGCGGACTTCTTCGAGTTGCATCACGAAGCGGCCCTGCTCGGCTGCCTGGGCGGACTCCCGTTCAGCCAGTACGGCGAGCTCGGATTCGACGGCTTGGTTCCGTTCCGTGAGCCCGCGATGTTCGTGAACCAGCAAACGGATCTCCAGCGTCCTCGCCTCGTCCTGCAATACCTGATACTGCTTGGCCTGCCTCGCCTGGCGATCCAGCGCGTTGAGCCGCTGCCTCACCTCCGCGACAATGTCCTTCACGCGGCTGAGATTCTGCGTGGTCGACTCCATCTTGCGGAGCGCCTCAGCCTTTTGCTTTTTGTACCGAACGATGCCGGCCGTCTCCTCGATCAGTTCGCGACGCTGCAACGGCGAGGCGTTGAGAATCTCCTCGATCCGCCCCTGCTCGATGACCGTGTGCCCTTTTGTGCCCGCGATCGTGTCCATCAGCAAGCTGCGGACGTCTTTCAGACGGCAGGGGACTTTATTGATGAGATATTCACTATCGCCGTTGCGATAGAGGCGACGCGCGACCATGATTTCGTGGTAGTTGCCGAATTCGGCTGGTAGTAGCGGCGACTCGCCCGGCTGAGGCTCCGTGAGACCGCTCATCACCAACGCTACTTCCGCCATACCGAGCGGCTTGCGCGTTTCGGTACCGTTGAAGATGACGTCCTCCATCTTCTCGCAGCGCAGGGCGGATTTTGGACTCTGCTCCCCCAGTACCCAGAGGATTGCGTCGACGATATTGCTTTTACCGGTGCCGTTGGGGCCCACAATGGCGGTGACGCCAGTGGGGAAATTGATCCTGGCTTCCGCGAAGGATTTAAACCCGGTCAGCTCCAAGGTCTTGAGATACATGCACTCCTCGTCTGATGTTCGCAGCGATGGCGCGGAGCACAAAAATTTGACGCGTTGTAGCATGGCTTGCGGGCAAAAGCAAAGAGAAAATACAGGATACTGTGGGGAACCTGTGGACGACCTACCAGATGTAGTAGGGGCCCAGCTAGGACTTAGCGAGCGGTTGAATCGAAACCAGTTCCTTGGGAAGCGAAAACTCAACGTCCTCTTCGATCACTGTGAGTTCCTCAAACTCGTTGGCACCATGGCTCTTCAGATAATTCACCACCTCGGTCACCAGCACTTCCGGCGCCGACGCCCCGGCAGAAATCCCGACTGCCTTGGCATGCTTAATCCAGTCCGGATTGATGTCGGAGGAGGCATCGATCAGGTACGACGGAATGCCGTAATTCTCCGCCAGCTCGCGCAGCCGGTTGGAGTTAGAACTGTTGGGCGAACCGATGACAAGAATCACGTCCACCCGCTTAGTCAGCTCCTTCACGGCGTTCTGGCGATTCTGTGTCGCATAGCAAATGTCTTCCTGGTGCGGCCCCTTGATGTGGGCAAACCGGCGATGCAGCGCGCTGACGATGTCCCGACACTCGTCCACGCTGAGCGTGGTTTGCGTCACATAGGACAGCTGTGTCGCATTGCTGACCTGCAATTTGTCAACGTCGGCCACCGACGAAACCAAGTGAAACTTGTCCGGAATCTGCCCCAGTGTCCCAATCACTTCCGGGTGGCCCGCGTGGCCAATTAGAATCAATTCATAGCCCTGGCTGTAGTCCCGGTTCACTTCATTGTGCACCTTAATCACCAGCGGGCAGGTCGCGTCGATCACTTTCAGTCCGCGACGATTGGCTTCCGCCCAAACTTCCTTGGCCACCCCGTGCGCGCTGAAAATCACGATGGCGCCATCCGGCACCTCGCTCAGCTCCTCTACGAACACCGCACCCTTCTGACGCAGGCTGTTGACCACATGGCGGCTGTGCACGATTTCGTGCCGCACATAGATCGGCGCCCCGTAGGCCTTGAGCGACAACTCGACGATGTCGATCGCCCGGTCTACACCGGCGCAGAACCCTCTGGGACTCGCAAGGTAAATCTTCATAGGCTCGTGCTGCGTCCATCTCAGTGAAGCACGGGGTGAGACGGGCGTATCTCGTGAAGCAAGACGCGCAAAAACTGGCGGCTACCTTACGGCAGCGGGGACCATTTCGTCAATCGAATTGATGCGTATTTCAACTCGTTCCTTGACACTTTTCAGCCAGACCGATAGTCTGCCCTCAGGATGGCATCCGCCTCCACCAAAAAAATCCTCATCGTCGAAGACGAGCGGGATATTCTTCAACTCGTCAAACTCTACCTCGAAAAAGAAGGCTACCGCACTCTGACCGCAGCCAATGGCAAGGATGGCCTGGCCACGGCCCTGTCCGATCACCCGGATCTGGTTGTGCTCGATTTGATGCTCCCCGAAATGGACGGACTGGAAGTCTGCAAAAGGTTGCGGGCCGAACCGAAGACCGCCGCCCTGCCCATCCTCATGCTGACAGCCAAGGCGGAGGAATCGGACACGGTCATAGGCCTCGAGCTGGGCGCCGATGATTACGTCACTAAACCCTTTAGCCCCAAAACGCTCGTCTCCCGCGTCAAGGCCCTGTTCCGCCGCGTGGACCGCGCGCACGACGAAGCGCCGACCCGCTCCACTTACGGCTCGCTGGTGCTCGACCGTGCGCGCCACGAAGTCACCGACAAGGGCCGCGAGATCACGCTCACGGCCAAGGAGTTCGGCCTGCTTGATTATCTGCTCCAGCACCCCGGCCGCGTCCTAACCCGCGAGGTCTTGCTCAACGCCGTCTGGGGCTACGAATACTACGGGACCACCCGAACGATCGACGTCCATGTGCGCCGACTCAAGCAAAAGATTCCCCTGCTCGACGAGGCGATCGCCTCGGTCAAATCGCTGGGCTATAAGCTACGGGACCTATGAATGAGGACCTCTGAGCGATGAACGAAACTGCACTCCGAACGTTCTAACTTTAGCGGACACCGTTCATCGTTGCACCAGTTATGACGCTCTCCATCCGCTGGAAAGTCGCCCTCGGCATTCTCCTCGCCCTCACCGTGGGCATGGCCGTGGCGGGCCTGCTGGCCTTCCGCTCGATCGAACAAATGGAACTGGTGCGCGCCAGGGAGGCGTTGACCGCGCGCACCGGCCTCGCGGCCCTCTCACTCCGACCATTCTTGAACGATTTGAAGACGCCTCCCGCCCGGTTACAGGCCATGGCGAAGGACCTCGGCCATCACGCGAGCGCGCGTGTGACGGTCATCGACGACACGGGCCGCGTGCTGGCCGATAGCAGCATGGCGGACGACGCCGTGGCCGGCATCGAAAATCACCGCGCGCGGCCGGAAGTCGCGGAGGCCTTTGCCGCTGGTCACGGTATGCACATTCGTACCAGCGAGACCACCGGACAGCGGCTCTTCTACATGGCCATGAAGATCGAGCGCGACGGATCGCCCATGATCGTCCGGCTTGCCCTGCCGCTGACGGCCCTGGAAAGCCGGGTTGCCGATTTCCAGCGGGCCCTCGCGATCGCTTTCGGCGCAGCCTTTGTCATCGCCGTGCTGGTCGGCGTCCTCATCGCCCGCAGCCTGACGCATCCGCTGCTGGAAATTGCCGGGGTCGCCAGACAGCTCGCGCAGGGCACCTTTGGCCAGCGCATCCAGACCGCCTCCCGCGACGAGGTGGGCCAGTTGGCCGCCACGCTCAACCAGATGGCGGACCGCGTGGACCAGGATTTCGCCGCTCTGCGGCGGCTTGAAAGCATCCGCAAGGACTTCGTCGCTAACGTCTCGCACGAACTGCGCACGCCGCTCACGTCCATTAAAGGCTATGTCGAAGCACTGCTCGACGGCGCCAAGGACAATCCCGAAGAGGCCGCACGATTTCTTCACATCATTCTCAAACAGAGCGACCGGCTGAATCTGATTCTGGAGGATCTGCTGCAGCTCTCGCAGATCGAATCCGGCCGCGTGCAGTTCAAACAGGAACCGGTCTCGCTCCGCGTCATCGCGGAGCGGACGCTGGCCTCGCTCAAACCCCAGGTGGAGCGCAAGGGGCACACGGTTACGATGGTGCTGCCTGCCGACCTGCCGCCAGCCACGGGGGACGAAGGCCGACTGGTGCAGGTGATGATCAACCTGCTCGATAATGCGATTAAATACACACCGGACCGCGGCACGATTCGGATCGATGGCCGCCGCGTAGACGAGGGCTGGATCGAGGTGAGCGTGACCGACACCGGCCTCGGCATTCCCGAGACAGACCGCCCGCGCGTCTTCGAGCGGTTTTACCGGGTGGACAAGGCCCGCTCCCGCGAGCTAGGCGGCACCGGCCTCGGCCTCTCGATCGTGAAGCATATCATTGAAGGGCACGGGGGGCAGGTCTGGGTAGAAGGCAACCCGCCCGCGGGTAGCCGTTTCGTCTTCCGCCTGCCGGTCGCCGCGGGCGCGCCTGCGTCCGCTCAACTGAATTTGGAAATACCGACGTAGAGCAGGCTTGCCATCAGCGCCGCCCCGGGCAGCGTAAAGAGCCAGGCGTACAGAATCCGGCCCGTCACGCCCCACCGCACGGCCGAGAGTCGCTTCACCGCGCCCACGCCCATAACGGAGGACGTGATCGTATGCGTCGTACTGACCGGCAGGCCGATGTGCGCTGTGGCCAACAGGACAGCCGACGCGCCGGTTTCTGCCGCGAAGCCGTGCACCGGCTCCAGCTTAGCGATCCGCATGCCCAGCGTGCGGACGATCCTCCAGCCGCCCGACGCCGTGCCGAGTCCCATCGCCAGCGCGCAGGCCAGCACCACCCAGCCCGGGACCTCCGCCGTCTGAATCTGTCCGGCCGAGAGCAGCGCCAGCGTGATGATGCCCATGGCCTTCTG encodes the following:
- a CDS encoding ABC transporter substrate-binding protein translates to MKRFIVSMIIGCALAWPGAVWSGETATEAIKRSIDTLIQVLSDEALKKPDRVAERHRQMEKIISERFSYEDMAKRALGAQWAKLDEQQRTEFADLFRQLLTNSYADRIEGYSGEQVHYLNERKEADYAEVRTRVSSGKADIPLDYRLLNKSGDWRIYDVVVDGISLVKNYRSQFEKIIRTSGYDDLVKKLREKSDQFVKIKADKP
- the mlaD gene encoding outer membrane lipid asymmetry maintenance protein MlaD, which gives rise to MEKAKLELVVGVFVLIGIGCLGYLSIKLGKLEVIGGDRYHIEAEFDTVSGLRPGATIEIAGVEVGRVQSIRLKQDRAVATFAVNQGITLYDDTIASVKTRGIIGEKFVSLSLGGGGSELKPGGRIRDTESGLDLEELVSQYVHGKVK
- a CDS encoding ABC transporter ATP-binding protein, coding for MIKLVNVHKTFGKQPVLRGVTLEIPKGKLTTIIGRSGEGKSVLLKHMIGLLQPDRGEVWVEGTEISRLHSKALNDVRKRFAMLFQGAALFDSLSVFDNVAFPLREKLRAPEPEVARRVEEKLDQVGLAGMGHKFPAELSGGMKKRAGLARALVMEPEIILFDEPTTGLDPLMANTIHELILAMHRMFGFTAIMVSHEIPEIFGISDWVAMLEQGRIAAMAPSAEFQRIDNASIQEFITVGGTVPSKR
- a CDS encoding ABC transporter permease, translated to MTTVIQRLGATGLAIIQEMGRMLLFLLSTFGWMTRPPFRFFQAVRQLHFIGFKSTFVIVLTAVFTGMVLGLQGYYTLRKYGSDAALGTAVALSIIRELGPVLAALMVTARAGSAMTAEIGIMRITEQIDALDTMAVNPLQYLIAPKILASLIGVPLLVALFDVVGIYGGYVVGVDLLGVNAGVYWNSVETAVEWKDVYGGIWKSISFGLILSWVCCYKGYYTEMSAEGLGTATTRAVVLSSVLILVWDYFLTSVLL
- the shc gene encoding squalene--hopene cyclase; the encoded protein is MQQWKRLLARLSDRFFASVPDTVRERVEAYAPKAVLKIVSHNPHPVHPPDTSMRRMAHAASHEAVDEAIRRSQRWILDRQHPVEGFWVAELEADTTLTSEYLMLRRFLNVSDPERERKAVRYLKATQLQDGGWPIYSGGPSEISASVKAYFALKLSGVSPAEAFMLRARDGILAKGGVTEANVFTKITLALFDQYDWRGVPSMPPEIMLLPKKFYFSLYQVSYWTRVVLIPLLVIFAHRPVCRIPEEQGIAELYAIPREKVCYDRVPPFRKDAAWFTWKNFFISLDKVLKFYERLRYQAFRETAVQKAIVWMLDHMRGSGGLGAIYPAMANSAMALHCLGYSADHPLLAKALNEIEDLEVYETVREGKVQIETLHLQPCFSPIWDTSLSVNALIESGLPQTHPALLKAGEWMISKQTTTDGDWKESSAPDAEPGGWYFQFENERFPDVDDSAVVIMALAKLKMTNREAQVESLRRGYRWVLAMQSAEGGWGAYDVDNNHMIFNVIPFADHRALLDPPTEDLAGRCLEMLGVLGYDRTHPAAKKALAFIKKKQEADGSWYGRWGVNYIYGTWSVLAGLRGIGEDMSSPYVRRAVQWLELKQNPDGGWGESCLSYADQSLAGRGESTPSQTAWALLSMLSAGVADSISVVRGINYLLRHQREDGSWKEIQHTGTGFPRVFYLRYHWYCQYFPLWALSMYRNIRARGTTRADELRQAVRAAGTFGPRL
- the ispH gene encoding 4-hydroxy-3-methylbut-2-enyl diphosphate reductase; its protein translation is MKIYLASPRGFCAGVDRAIDIVELSLKAYGAPIYVRHEIVHSRHVVNSLRQKGAVFVEELSEVPDGAIVIFSAHGVAKEVWAEANRRGLKVIDATCPLVIKVHNEVNRDYSQGYELILIGHAGHPEVIGTLGQIPDKFHLVSSVADVDKLQVSNATQLSYVTQTTLSVDECRDIVSALHRRFAHIKGPHQEDICYATQNRQNAVKELTKRVDVILVIGSPNSSNSNRLRELAENYGIPSYLIDASSDINPDWIKHAKAVGISAGASAPEVLVTEVVNYLKSHGANEFEELTVIEEDVEFSLPKELVSIQPLAKS
- a CDS encoding response regulator transcription factor — translated: MASASTKKILIVEDERDILQLVKLYLEKEGYRTLTAANGKDGLATALSDHPDLVVLDLMLPEMDGLEVCKRLRAEPKTAALPILMLTAKAEESDTVIGLELGADDYVTKPFSPKTLVSRVKALFRRVDRAHDEAPTRSTYGSLVLDRARHEVTDKGREITLTAKEFGLLDYLLQHPGRVLTREVLLNAVWGYEYYGTTRTIDVHVRRLKQKIPLLDEAIASVKSLGYKLRDL